The DNA window TGTATGGTCGTCGCGTTATGCTACTCATTGGAGCCAGTGTCTTCACGATTGGCTCTTTGCTTGCTGGCCTGGCGCCATCGATGGGCTGGCTCATCGCGTGGCGAGCAGTACAAGGTATTGGTGGTGGTATTATCACGGCCAACGCCTTCACCATCATCGGTGACTTATTTGAGCCGCGCGAGCGTGGTAAATGGCAGGGAATGATTGGCGCCGTGTTTGGCATGAGTAGTGTCATTGGCCCGCTGCTGGGTGGCTGGCTGACAGATGGTCAGCACATTCTCGGTGCTGTGACTGACTGGCGCTGGACGTTTTGGATCAATGTTCCGGTAGGGATTGTGGCGCTCTATATGATTGCGACGCACCTGCCGACGATCCGTTCTGGCAGCAAGCATCGGCCTGACTATACAGGTGCGGCGCTTATATCAGTTGCGCTGGCGGCCGTCGTGCTGGCGGTGGACAACACCGAAATGGTGTTTGCGGGGCTGATTAACGACACCGTGAGTGTTGGGCTTATTAAGGGCACATTGTGGGTGATTGCGATGGTGTTTGCGAGCCTATTCATTGCCGCCGAACGGCGCGCCAAAGAACCTATATTGCCGCTAAGGTTTTTCAAAAACCGCACCTACGCGCTCATGAGCAGTGTGATTTTGCTGTTCGGCGCGGCCTTCCTAGGCGCTATTTTGTACCTGACGCAGTTTAACCAGCAGGTCTTTGCCGCCTCGCCGTCGCAGTCAGGCTTGATGTTACTACCGATGGTGGGTGGACTTATGGTGTCGTCGGTTGTCGTCGGACAGGCCGTGTCGAAACTCGGGCGCTACAAGGCATTTATTGTTAGCGGTTTTGTGATCGCGTCACTTGGTATTTTGTCACTCGTCATGCTACAGCCCGACAGCCCCTACTGGCACGAAGCCGTGAGTATGGTGTTCATTGGTATTGGTATGGGTATGGCGATGCCGATTTTGAACCTAGCAGTGCAGAACGAATTTGAGCAAAAAGACCTAGGGGCGGCGACCAGTAGCATCCAGCTGTTCCGGGGCTTAGGCAGTACCGTCGGGACAGCGCTCATGAGTGGCATTTTAACAACCGGTATTGTTGCCGCTATGGGCAAACCAGCCGATATTCCGTATATTCAGAGTCTACAAAAAGCGCCAGAAGCCGCCAAGCTACTGGGTGACGACATCACGGCCGATACACTACTACAGATTAATGCCCAAAAGCAAACCATACGTGACGGAGCCGAAAAAACCTTCGCGCAAATACCCGTACTACAGGCCCGCGAGGCCGCGACCAAGCAGTTCGAAAAGCAACAAAACGATTTTAGCACTAGTCTTGTGCATGCCTTTACTGATGCCTTGCACCGCATCTTTATGATTAGTTCGGCGCTAATGGTTCTGGGGCTGTGTCTGGTATCATTTATCAAAGAGCGCAAACTGCGTGGTGGTGTAAAAGCCACAGCAAGCGAATAACAGATGCATTTGTCCGAATCAATCACCCTCATGCTTGTGGCAAAAGGCTTGGGTTTGGTACGATTGGTCAGGTTTCAAAAGCACGCCTGAAACAAATAAACTAAATGGTAGGATAAAGGTCGATTGCGTGCTCGTTAAACGAAACCAAGGTAAAAACACATGCCAATAGCAGTCGAATTTGCCCCTAGTCGGAGCAAAAAGATCGCGGTGGATGTGGTGCCTGCCAACTGGCAGTTGTATATCGCACATTAGTTAGCGTGTACGCTACATACAAAACACCCCAGGCACCGGGGTGTTTTTGGGTTTTTGTAAGACGTTATTCAGGGAGTGGAATACCGGCCTCGGTGAGCGCGGGGTTAAGTACCAGTGTTTCAAAAGCGGCCTGGTCGCCCCATATTAACTGGGCGTCCTTAGTGCCTTTGGCAACTATTTTGCCATTCAGTATATATTGGTCACCAACATTTTTGCTGCCGATAAAGAACGATGGTGTACCACTTATATCGGCTTTGCGTCCCAGGGCTTCGTCGACGCTGATCTTTTTCTTAATGTTCTCGTTGTCGAGATCCTTTTTAAACTGGTCGACATTGAGTCCAAAGTCGCTAGCGACACCCGCAAAATAATTGGTGCGCTCTTCGCCGCCGAGGTCTTTCCATGAGCTTTGGTTTTCATATAGTTTATCGTGCATCTCCCAGTACTTGCCCTGTAAACCAGCGGCTTCGGCAGCTGTGGCTGCGGCGTAGGCATTCGGGTGAGCGGTGTAGAGCGGGAAATTGCGGAACACAAATGCAATTTTATCTTTATACTTCTCGACAACTTTTTTCATGATCGGGTGTGCTGAGCCACAGCCTGGGCATTGAAAGTCACCGTACTCAATGAGCACTACTTTGCTACTAACGTTTCCTTCTACATGCTCAGCGATGTTGCCGGTTTTTTCGGATGTTGGTATGATTTTCGTGCCGTCGATACCGCTAATATCAGTTTTACCTTTTTGCGCGAGTACCACCATGCCTGTCAGTATTCCTACGCACAGGACAGCAAATACAATCCAGCCTTTTTTTGTCATTCGTCTTACTCCTTGTTATCTCATTTAGTATACTGCCTACCCCGCAAGACTCGCAAGTAAACGGTAGGGTATAATGAAGCTATGCAAACTGTCTTTACATTAGGCTTCTCTGCGTTGGCGTTGTTACTTGTTCTTTTAGCAAGCATGACACCGCGACGTACCATTCTTTCTGCATACGAACTCGAGCGACGGCGCAAGCAGGGTAGTGTCACAGCTGCCGATGAGCTAAAGCGTGAGGTATTGCTAGACGATGTACTGTCGGTCAAACATGTGGCTGAGGCTCTGTCACTGGTGTTTGTAGTGATGGCGAGCCTAGCTGCGTTTGGGCCGGTGTTTGGTGTGCTGGCCTCCGTACTGATTGCTCTCGGGTACGGACGAGTCGCTAAAGTCGATATGGTGCATAGTAGCGCCATGCGTGCCTATGAAGCGATCGAGCCCGGGCTGCTGCAATTTCTCGGCCATAACCCTATTGTAGGGCGGGCTATCCGTACCGTGGCACTGGCACCAAACGAACCCGAAATCAGCTCGCGCGAAGAACTCGAGCATCTGGTAGAAGAGGCTGGGCATATACTCACGACCGACGAAAAGAAGCTGATTGTGGGCGGCCTGCGTTTTAGCGAGCACACAGTGGAATCGGTCATGACACCGCGCGGTGTAGTAGAAACCATCTCCAAAACCGAACTCATTGGCCCGCTCACGCTTGATGAACTACACAAGACTGGCCACAGCCGTTTCCCAGTGATAGATGGCGACATCGACCATGTGGTCGGTGTGCTACATATTAAAGAACTGCTGACAAGTTTTGATCACAAGTCCGAAACCGCTGGTGAAGCTATGGAAAAAAAGGTGTTCTACATTAACCAGGAACAAACCCTCGACCATGCGCTCGCGGCATTTTTGAAGACTCGTCACCACTTGTTTGTGGTAGTAAACGGCTACCGCGAAACGGCCGGCATACTCACGCTCGAAGATGTCATAGAAGCCCTGCTTGGCCGTGAAATCGTCGACGAATACGACCTGCATGACGACCTACGTGCTGTCGCCGCTCGCAGCGCCCATACCAACAACAACTCGCCGCATGGGACGAATGTATAGCGTATACTATAACCATAAGCACGCATCAATAAAGTAGGAGCTCTCTATGCCCAAAGCCACAGTTACTGCTAAGTCATCACCACAAACACAATGGTTCGTTCGTCACAAAGTTGCCATCATCATTATTGTCACCGCACTCCTCATCGATATATTTTTCACTGGCTTCATAAAGTTCGGATATAGCGTCGTGCGATGCGGGGGTATGCCAGTACTCGTAACGCGTGGTGGCTTCTGGGGGGGAAGAGCCTCATATTGGCTGCCTGGTCGATATACGCCGGGGGGCATCCGCAGAGTATTTCTGCAGTGAGTCAGAGGCGCAGGGTAGAGGTATACAAAAGAATCCTCTTCAAGGTCCATAATTTATATCAAAATGGTCACGCCCAAAGTCACAGTTACTGCTAAGTCATCGCCACAACCACAACGGTTCACTCGCCACAAAGTTATTATTACTTAGTTATTTCTCTCGCTTCACACAAAAACTGATGACATAGCTTATTTCGTATGGTACGCTTAGCGTATATAAAGGGAGTGCACGGTATGCGCATAGGCAAAAGGGTAGTAGTGATGGCGGCTGTTGCCGCTGTTTTAGTTGTAGGGCTTACGAATGGAAAACAGCTAGCGGCGACCTCGGCGCTGGATTGGCTTGCGCCCCCACCTACCGTCACCTATTTCGCCGAAGGCGAACAAACGCCTGATATGACAGAGAACCAGATGCCCAACCCCTGCATTAAACAGACTATCACCTACTACAACCCCTACGCTTATGGTGTAAATAAAGTAGAAAGCAAAGAGGCCTGTGTGCATATCGCTCAAAACTTTCGTTTGGTTCGCAACTTCATTCAAGCTTGTACTTGGTGGGGGTGTACCAACTACGACACAGAATACATTAGCTTACCTGGCGATACAATGTTCCACCGAGTATCCAATCTAACTGGCGGGGGTTGGGATGGCTGCTGGCAAACCTCGCCAGATACAAACGGCATATACTTTATTTGCGGTAGATTGCACATGGTCAAAGACCTGCTCGCATACATTACACCAAGCACGAACGGTGACGAGCACTACTACGAGTTTGATGCAATTGCAGGTTATACCTATGTAGAAAACGAGACGACCCGCACATCATACACCGCCGGCGCTACCATATCACCAAACGGTAAGTGGGGTGTGCTTGCACTGAGCTCTGTTGGGCTTATACGCATAAATCTTTTAGACGGCACACTACGATTATTTACAAAAGATATTCCATCATTTGGTTATGGATCTGATCCGAGCTACGATTTCAGCATTACAGACGATGGTCGCTATATTGCCGCTGGCGGCAACAATGTTGGCGCCAAGGTGTACGCTGTCGACGATACATGTGGCGAAGTTTCGGTCAAAATAAAAGAGACCTGGTATGACCGCTACACACCTATCAACGCCTGCCCCAACCAAGACCTAGTACCTATCATTTTAGAGTCGAGCGGCAACCCAGCAGCAGGTATTCGGTCGTTGTCATATGTTAAATTTTCAGGTGATGGCGGTCAGATTACGGCCTTCTATTATCCATGGCAGGGTGCGCCTGGGGCCATTCACGCTGGTTGGCTCACCATTACTGCTGCAGGGTATGTGAAGCCAAGGGCGCAGATAGATTATCTCGCTCTAGGCGATTCATTTAGCAGCGGTGAAGGCGATACAGAGCGTCGACCGAATAGCAATCTGAAGTATTACCGCGAGCATACTGACGACGATGGTATAACTGTTATTGGCAGTGAACCGATACATGATCGGCCTACTGAGAAATGCCATCTTAGCACGCGCTCATACCCATACATTCTGGCGAACGGAATGGATCTTGGCGACCCGACAACTACGCCCAACACTCCTTGGCAGTCGGTAGCCTGTTCTGGTGCGACTGCGTGGGATGTGAAAGAACATGCCTTTGGTAACTATCTTGGTCAGGGCGACCGACTCAAGGGTTATGATTATGAAGCACTGAAAGCACAGGCTCTCAATGAGTTTATACCTGGCAGGCAAAAGCAGATTGAATTCGTAAAGAAATACCAGCCAAAGGTGATCACACTGACGATGGGTGGGAATGATGTGGATTTTGCGGGGAAACTTTTCGAGTGTACAACCAAACCATGGCAGTGTAATTATGCGAGTATATCCTGGAGAGACAAATTGAGAAAAGAAATGGAATATCAATTCAAAAATCTTAGCGATTTGTATGCAGAAATAAGTAATGCCACTGACAGTAAAGCAAAAATATACGTTCTTGGATACCCAATCTTCATTAATGGTAATCCCTACGCAAAATGCAGCAGTATTTTCTGGCTGGATAATAGCGAACGCGAAATGATAAACAACTCAATTATTTATCTTAATAACATCATTGAACAAGCCGCCAAAAAGGCCGGTGTAAAGTATATAAACGTCGAAAACGCATTTGGCAACCATCGCCTATGTGACGCCGGTTCTCAGCATGTGACTGCTGTCACTAATGTGTTTGGCGCGAGTGGCAACGAGCAGCAAGAGGACTTTCATCCCAATCATTTCGGGCATGTTGATCTTGCAAACGCAGTATGGAGTGCAGTTGGTGGACAGAGCCTCCTTGACTACCAAACCTGTAGTGATCCTTCGGTCAAGGTATGCCCGAATGCTTCAGTTGCAGCAGCCGATGCTATCGTGCCGCCATACTTTACCGAGGGAGTTCCCGCAGATAATACAGAAATACATTACTATACACTTACCAACGGCACATTGGTGAAAATGACTGAAGCCTATGATGTCCACACGCAAACCATGGTGTTTAAGTCCGAGTCAAAAGTAGATATAACACTCTACTCTGACCCAACCTCACTTGGTCAGGCTACTGCTGCCTCCGATGGAAGCGTATCTACCCAAATCACTATTCCATCGTCCGTACCCGTAGGCTACCATACACTCGTACTACGCGGTCAGTCACCGGATGGCACGCCGGTTGAGCTGTATCAAACTGTCGAGGTGCGCGGATCCAACCCGAATGATATCGACGAAGATGGTATTGATGACTCTGTCGATAAGTGCACCTATATCACCCCGCTCAATATCGACACCGACCATGACGGCATCGATGATGCATGTGACCCAGAAGTAAATGTATCAGAAGCCCCTTACCGCATTCGCCTCGGTGACCCAACCCGCTCCTACGCCAACCAGCCCGAAAAGTCCAACTACCTCTACCTCGAACGCAACGTCAATGCTACTGCGCTCACCGGCATAAGCGGTGACGCTGACCCAGACGGTGATGGCTGGGCTGTGGTTGGTGCTAGCAGTGGCAAAGCCTATAGCACCACTACGCCTACCAGCATTCCCGATACCGCTCCCTATGCTAACTTCACTATGACTAACTACGACCCAGCAGCTACCATAGCACCAACTAGTCCGATCGTCCCCAGCATCTACCTGCGCGCTGGCGACTTTGGCTGCGTCGAGTACAAACCCACCTCACTTAGTAAGGTATTGCCAGGCGAAGTGCGCACACTCACTCTTACTGCTCGGGGCCTTACCGGTAGTGCCAACCACTGTCGCCCAGAACCAGCCACTGCCGATGCCGACCATGACGGTCAGCCCGACAACACCCAGCCCCTCTACCTCGCACGTAACGGTGACAGCACCAAAGGTGAAGACCCCACCCGTACCTACCTCTTCCGTAACTTCTACGCCGCCGAAGCCCAGCTCGGCATCACCGACTACACGCCCACCGGCACTCCAGCTAACACGCCAGATAAAGCCACTCAGCCCCTCCAACCCTGGAACCTCCTGGCTACTAGCAAAGACGTAGGGTATAGCCCAGTCTTCAATAAGCTCACCATAACTACAGATTCAACTGGCAAACCCTGGCCCATCATTCTCGCAAGAAAGCACAACACAACAAATCCTAGCAGCGCCATTTGCATCGCCTACCAACCAGATAGCCAAACAAATACCACCAACATAAAGCTTGCTACCCAGCCCACCAGGCAGTTACAATTAATGAAATGGAAAGATGTTCCGGAAGGAGTAGGGTGTGAGTAAAAGTAGTTTGAACCAATCGTATAAAATTAGAGTTATGCAATACGCCCCCCCTTCGTTCGTATTGGTTGCTCTTGCGCTGTTTGGCGGCCTCGCTGAGCCAGTCTTTAAAAGCTTCGGTATGAAAAATACCGGGAGTATGATCGTACTTTATGCCATCTTGTCTGTAGCTACCTGTACGTGGTTGTCTTTGAAGATAAAAGGTGTATCCAGGGTAATTGCGTTAATTTGCATACTTCCACTAGTCTTATTTGGTCTATGGGGATACGTCATTATACGGTTCAGTAGTTATCAATTCTAGCACCCCTCCAACCCTGGAACCTCCTGGCTACTAGCAAAGACGTAGGGTATAGCCCAGTCTTCAATAAGCTCACCATAACTACAGATTCAACTGGCAAACCCTGGCCCATCATTCTCGCAAGAAAGCACAACACAACAAATCCTAGCAGCGCCATTTGCATCGCCTACCAACCAGATAGCCAAACAAATACCACCAACATAAAGCTTGCTACCCAGCCCACCAGGCAGTTACAATT is part of the Candidatus Saccharibacteria bacterium genome and encodes:
- a CDS encoding MFS transporter, which encodes MSMHHFTTRDKVIVMIAVMSSLLLVALDQTIVATALGAIVKEFDSFSSLGFVVTAYMLTTTMAVPIAGKLSDMYGRRVMLLIGASVFTIGSLLAGLAPSMGWLIAWRAVQGIGGGIITANAFTIIGDLFEPRERGKWQGMIGAVFGMSSVIGPLLGGWLTDGQHILGAVTDWRWTFWINVPVGIVALYMIATHLPTIRSGSKHRPDYTGAALISVALAAVVLAVDNTEMVFAGLINDTVSVGLIKGTLWVIAMVFASLFIAAERRAKEPILPLRFFKNRTYALMSSVILLFGAAFLGAILYLTQFNQQVFAASPSQSGLMLLPMVGGLMVSSVVVGQAVSKLGRYKAFIVSGFVIASLGILSLVMLQPDSPYWHEAVSMVFIGIGMGMAMPILNLAVQNEFEQKDLGAATSSIQLFRGLGSTVGTALMSGILTTGIVAAMGKPADIPYIQSLQKAPEAAKLLGDDITADTLLQINAQKQTIRDGAEKTFAQIPVLQAREAATKQFEKQQNDFSTSLVHAFTDALHRIFMISSALMVLGLCLVSFIKERKLRGGVKATASE
- a CDS encoding thioredoxin domain-containing protein — translated: MTKKGWIVFAVLCVGILTGMVVLAQKGKTDISGIDGTKIIPTSEKTGNIAEHVEGNVSSKVVLIEYGDFQCPGCGSAHPIMKKVVEKYKDKIAFVFRNFPLYTAHPNAYAAATAAEAAGLQGKYWEMHDKLYENQSSWKDLGGEERTNYFAGVASDFGLNVDQFKKDLDNENIKKKISVDEALGRKADISGTPSFFIGSKNVGDQYILNGKIVAKGTKDAQLIWGDQAAFETLVLNPALTEAGIPLPE
- a CDS encoding CBS domain-containing protein, producing MQTVFTLGFSALALLLVLLASMTPRRTILSAYELERRRKQGSVTAADELKREVLLDDVLSVKHVAEALSLVFVVMASLAAFGPVFGVLASVLIALGYGRVAKVDMVHSSAMRAYEAIEPGLLQFLGHNPIVGRAIRTVALAPNEPEISSREELEHLVEEAGHILTTDEKKLIVGGLRFSEHTVESVMTPRGVVETISKTELIGPLTLDELHKTGHSRFPVIDGDIDHVVGVLHIKELLTSFDHKSETAGEAMEKKVFYINQEQTLDHALAAFLKTRHHLFVVVNGYRETAGILTLEDVIEALLGREIVDEYDLHDDLRAVAARSAHTNNNSPHGTNV
- a CDS encoding SGNH/GDSL hydrolase family protein gives rise to the protein MRIGKRVVVMAAVAAVLVVGLTNGKQLAATSALDWLAPPPTVTYFAEGEQTPDMTENQMPNPCIKQTITYYNPYAYGVNKVESKEACVHIAQNFRLVRNFIQACTWWGCTNYDTEYISLPGDTMFHRVSNLTGGGWDGCWQTSPDTNGIYFICGRLHMVKDLLAYITPSTNGDEHYYEFDAIAGYTYVENETTRTSYTAGATISPNGKWGVLALSSVGLIRINLLDGTLRLFTKDIPSFGYGSDPSYDFSITDDGRYIAAGGNNVGAKVYAVDDTCGEVSVKIKETWYDRYTPINACPNQDLVPIILESSGNPAAGIRSLSYVKFSGDGGQITAFYYPWQGAPGAIHAGWLTITAAGYVKPRAQIDYLALGDSFSSGEGDTERRPNSNLKYYREHTDDDGITVIGSEPIHDRPTEKCHLSTRSYPYILANGMDLGDPTTTPNTPWQSVACSGATAWDVKEHAFGNYLGQGDRLKGYDYEALKAQALNEFIPGRQKQIEFVKKYQPKVITLTMGGNDVDFAGKLFECTTKPWQCNYASISWRDKLRKEMEYQFKNLSDLYAEISNATDSKAKIYVLGYPIFINGNPYAKCSSIFWLDNSEREMINNSIIYLNNIIEQAAKKAGVKYINVENAFGNHRLCDAGSQHVTAVTNVFGASGNEQQEDFHPNHFGHVDLANAVWSAVGGQSLLDYQTCSDPSVKVCPNASVAAADAIVPPYFTEGVPADNTEIHYYTLTNGTLVKMTEAYDVHTQTMVFKSESKVDITLYSDPTSLGQATAASDGSVSTQITIPSSVPVGYHTLVLRGQSPDGTPVELYQTVEVRGSNPNDIDEDGIDDSVDKCTYITPLNIDTDHDGIDDACDPEVNVSEAPYRIRLGDPTRSYANQPEKSNYLYLERNVNATALTGISGDADPDGDGWAVVGASSGKAYSTTTPTSIPDTAPYANFTMTNYDPAATIAPTSPIVPSIYLRAGDFGCVEYKPTSLSKVLPGEVRTLTLTARGLTGSANHCRPEPATADADHDGQPDNTQPLYLARNGDSTKGEDPTRTYLFRNFYAAEAQLGITDYTPTGTPANTPDKATQPLQPWNLLATSKDVGYSPVFNKLTITTDSTGKPWPIILARKHNTTNPSSAICIAYQPDSQTNTTNIKLATQPTRQLQLMKWKDVPEGVGCE